From a region of the Atribacteraceae bacterium genome:
- a CDS encoding sugar phosphate isomerase/epimerase family protein — protein sequence MRPLKFGVGLWCMGFSADRFIPKGYKNMGNTREQLEMVSRVEGAEAIQIHFPDDFLGYENREVSKMVDDFGLKISTINVNLFGDPIFRYGAFTNADGKIRRKAIDLVKRTVDTAREIECGHVEMWPGQDGWDYVFQSDYTSLWNWTVSAIREITEYAPDLKLSYEYKLKEPRMYVLVSNVGKALYLTGQVGAGNFGIALDFGHALLSREAPAEALCLLNREGKLFNVHINDAYGEFDDDLIAGTINVWRAVEYIWYLKQTDYDGFFTLDQFPFREDSARACTASIRMLKSLEKIADRLNTEEIKRLQSDSNIIDLLDLLRRQVLEGEGS from the coding sequence ATGAGACCGCTCAAGTTTGGAGTTGGTTTGTGGTGTATGGGTTTTTCGGCCGACCGGTTTATTCCTAAAGGATACAAAAATATGGGGAATACCCGGGAGCAGTTGGAGATGGTATCTCGGGTTGAAGGGGCAGAGGCGATCCAGATCCATTTTCCTGATGACTTCCTGGGATACGAGAACCGGGAGGTGTCAAAAATGGTCGATGATTTTGGATTGAAAATATCGACCATCAATGTCAATCTGTTTGGAGACCCCATCTTCCGGTATGGAGCGTTTACCAACGCTGACGGGAAAATCCGCCGCAAGGCTATAGACCTGGTAAAAAGGACGGTGGACACGGCCCGGGAAATCGAATGCGGCCATGTGGAGATGTGGCCGGGGCAGGATGGATGGGACTATGTATTCCAAAGCGACTACACATCACTTTGGAATTGGACTGTCTCGGCGATTCGGGAAATTACCGAATACGCTCCCGACCTGAAACTCTCTTATGAGTATAAACTAAAAGAGCCCCGAATGTACGTACTGGTTTCCAATGTGGGTAAGGCGCTCTATCTTACCGGTCAGGTGGGAGCCGGTAATTTCGGAATCGCCCTTGATTTCGGTCATGCCCTGTTATCCCGCGAAGCCCCGGCTGAAGCCTTGTGTCTGCTCAACCGGGAAGGTAAACTCTTCAACGTTCACATCAACGATGCGTACGGTGAATTCGATGATGACTTGATTGCAGGGACGATCAATGTATGGAGAGCGGTTGAGTATATCTGGTATTTAAAACAAACTGATTATGATGGCTTTTTCACCCTGGATCAATTTCCTTTCCGCGAGGACTCCGCACGGGCCTGTACGGCCTCTATCCGCATGCTTAAATCCTTGGAGAAGATTGCAGACCGCCTGAACACGGAAGAAATTAAAAGGCTGCAGAGTGACAGCAACATTATTGATCTATTGGATCTTCTGCGTAGACAAGTCTTGGAAGGTGAAGGATCATAA
- a CDS encoding galactitol-1-phosphate 5-dehydrogenase — protein sequence MNKLMRAVELQAPGTLRCVGKEIPGLEKSGDVIVKVKACGVCGSDIQRTMVKGAHVMPIVIGHEFAGEVIEVGKGVQSAKPGDRVTVMPLVPCEDCDYCRIGEYTLCDDYLYYGSRIPGAMAEYIRVDAENVLILPENVDYEMGAMTDPVSVALHAVRKASVEPGQTAVVFGLGAIGLITLQWLKAVGCGSIFAVDIFEEKLALARELGADFTINGKNGDAVQDLLAHTQGRGADIAIELAGNKITQVQAIQSVGKMGKVILCGISYDDLLLPNQAVNAILRGELIIKGSWNSSISPLPINEWKSALAFMDNGKIKVKPLISHRVKLEDCQSVFEMMFYQKEVFTKVLFEPEL from the coding sequence ATGAATAAGTTGATGAGGGCGGTTGAATTGCAGGCTCCCGGAACCTTGCGCTGTGTCGGGAAAGAAATACCCGGCCTGGAAAAATCCGGAGATGTAATCGTAAAAGTAAAGGCTTGCGGCGTATGTGGTTCGGATATTCAGCGGACAATGGTCAAAGGGGCCCACGTTATGCCCATCGTCATTGGACACGAATTTGCCGGAGAAGTGATCGAAGTGGGTAAGGGGGTTCAATCGGCGAAGCCGGGTGACCGGGTGACGGTTATGCCGTTGGTGCCCTGTGAAGACTGCGATTACTGCCGGATCGGGGAATATACCCTGTGCGATGATTATCTTTACTATGGATCACGTATCCCGGGAGCCATGGCCGAATATATCCGGGTGGATGCCGAGAATGTCTTGATCCTTCCGGAAAACGTCGATTATGAAATGGGCGCGATGACCGACCCGGTGAGCGTTGCCTTGCATGCCGTCCGAAAAGCTTCGGTGGAACCCGGACAAACCGCGGTGGTTTTTGGTTTGGGGGCCATCGGGCTTATCACTCTGCAGTGGCTGAAAGCGGTGGGCTGCGGGTCCATTTTTGCCGTGGACATATTCGAAGAAAAACTGGCGCTGGCCCGGGAGCTGGGAGCCGACTTCACCATTAACGGAAAAAATGGCGACGCAGTTCAGGACCTTTTAGCCCATACTCAGGGCAGGGGGGCAGACATCGCGATTGAACTGGCCGGCAACAAAATCACCCAGGTCCAGGCCATCCAGTCCGTTGGGAAAATGGGCAAGGTGATCCTGTGTGGCATTTCCTATGACGATCTTTTGCTGCCCAACCAGGCCGTCAACGCTATTTTGCGTGGGGAATTGATTATCAAGGGATCCTGGAATTCTTCGATTAGCCCACTTCCCATCAACGAATGGAAAAGCGCCCTTGCTTTCATGGACAATGGCAAAATAAAGGTCAAACCGTTGATCAGCCACCGGGTGAAACTTGAAGATTGCCAGTCGGTGTTCGAAATGATGTTTTACCAGAAGGAAGTTTTCACCAAGGTGTTGTTCGAGCCGGAGTTGTAG